In Zingiber officinale cultivar Zhangliang chromosome 11B, Zo_v1.1, whole genome shotgun sequence, a single window of DNA contains:
- the LOC122033745 gene encoding polygalacturonase ADPG2-like: MARRGLISLFVIFLLAAEILADEPTYNVVNFGAKGDGNTDDTQAFVNAWSSICRNSTGPSTLLIPAGNTFLLDRIVFQGPCNYVVHVKQCSMEAANSLRLMSCTNVQISGLKLINSPMMHISVGKSANVDIRGITISSPGDSPNTDGIHIQQSQHVMVTDSVIGTGDDCVSMSDGAVDVSVNNVACGPGHGISIGSLGIAGTVATASDIYVSNCNLSQTTNGVRIKTWQGGSGFARNISFVNINMNEVRNPIIIDQYYCPHSSCASKTTAVQVSDVKYLYVTGTSTSSVAIALNCSQTVPCTGITMDNVNLWSANQGEQVQSNCIDAKGSKTPRRSLPRPSSRGRRPRSRRLLGVTLFLMSVALAQEDSSVRPPSRSPPSLTEDSSASPPSLRQGSHRLRPSEFEKLKVSETSPKVSEMVTQKSDKSKSSPGSKSRNRNVASKNPHF, translated from the exons ATGGCTAGAcga GGTCTTATCAGTCTCTTTGTGATCTTTCTTCTTGCTGCTGAGATTTTGGCTGATGAGCCAACATACAACGTCGTAAACTTTGGAGCCAAAGGAGATGGCAACACAGATGACACTCAA GCGTTTGTAAATGCATGGAGTTCGATTTGTCGCAACAGCACAGGACCCTCCACCTTACTCATTCCGGCAGGGAACACATTTTTATTGGATCGTATTGTTTTTCAAGGACCTTGCAACTATGTCGTTCACGTAAAG CAATGTTCAATGGAAGCTGCCAAT AGTCTGAGGCTGATGAGTTGCACAAATGTACAGATATCGGGGTTGAAGCTGATCAACAGCCCCATGATGCATATATCAGTGGGGAAAAGTGCCAATGTCGACATCAGAGGGATCACCATCTCCTCCCCCGGCGACAGCCCCAACACCGACGGCATCCACATCCAGCAAAGCCAACATGTCATGGTAACAGACTCCGTAATTGGCACAGGAGATGATTGTGTGTCGATGAGTGATGGTGCTGTGGATGTTTCTGTCAACAATGTAGCATGTGGTCCTGGCCATGGAATAAG TATTGGGAGCTTGGGCATAGCTGGGACCGTGGCAACAGCATCAGACATCTACGTTTCCAACTGCAACTTGTCCCAAACGACCAATGGAGTCAGGATCAAAACATGGCAG GGAGGGTCTGGCTTTGCGAGGAACATATCATTTGTGAATATTAACATGAATGAAGTGCGTAACCCCATAATTATAGATCAGTACTACTGCCCTCACAGCAGCTGTGcatcaaag ACAACAGCAGTCCAAGTGAGCGATGTGAAATATCTCTATGTGACAGGAACCTCAACGAGTAGTGTAGCAATTGCTCTGAATTGCAGCCAAACTGTGCCTTGCACCGGCATCACCATGGACAATGTTAATTTGTGGTCTGCAAATCAAGGAGAGCAGGTGCAGTCTAACTGCATCGACGCCAAAGGATCC AAGACTCCTCGGCGCTCCCTCCCTCGCCCTTCTTCTCGCGGTCGCCGCCCGCGCTCTAGAAGACTCCTCGGCGTCACCCTTTTTCTCATGTCTGTCGCCCTTGCTCAAGAAGACTCCTCGGTGCGCCCTCCCTCGCGGTCGCCGCCCTCGCTTACAGAAGACTCCTCGGCCAGCCCTCCCTCGCTTCGACAAGGCTCTCACAGGCTGCGTCCCTCG GAGTTTGAGAAGTTGAAAGTTTCTGAAACCTCTCCTAAAGTATCTGAGATGGTGACCCAGAAATCAGACAAATCCAAATCTAGCCCAGGATCCAAATCACGAAACAGAAATGTGGCATCTAAAAATCCACATTTCTAG
- the LOC122033746 gene encoding serine/threonine-protein kinase Aurora-1-like, which produces MRCNEMLHSNHIVALKVLFKSQLKQSQVEHQLRREVEIQSHLRHPNILRLYGYFYDQTRVYLILEYAAKGELYKELQKSKCFSERRTATKSMAAAFAEGGLDPILAYTAGVEIEQLQWSSSQPDWVAIAYSTKLQILRV; this is translated from the exons ATGAGGTGCAATGAAATGTTGCAT AGTAACCATATCGTGGCATTGAAAGTGCTTTTCAAGAGCCAGCTCAAACAATCTCAAGTTGAGCATCAACTGCGACGTGAAGTTGAGATACAAAGCCACCTCCGACATCCAAACATATTACGCCTATATGGTTACTTCTATGATCAG ACTCGAGTTTACTTGATACTGGAATATGCAGCTAAAGGTGAACTCTACAAGGAACTACAGAAGTCCAAATGCTTCAGTGAGAGGCGAACTGCTACA AAGTCTATGGCAGCCGCTTTTGCTGAGGGTGGCCTCGATCCCATACTTGCCTACACTGCCGGAGTAGAGATCGAACAGCTGCAGTGGTCTTCCTCCCAGCCCGACTGGGTTGCCATTGCCTACTCCACTAAGCTTCAGATTCTGAGAGTTTAA